In Symmachiella dynata, the following are encoded in one genomic region:
- the pilM gene encoding type IV pilus biogenesis protein PilM: protein MPDLLALEFESNKVLGIDAQVSPTGVRIRKCFELEIPESLDLATNPTEAGEWLKQQLKDLNVQATQAVATLPREIAVARHIAMPDVPDEELPELVKYQAGLKSALPLDQLALDFLPLPKAEGDDARDVLITTVPKQALQEIKAITEAAGLQVTKVGLSPVSAAEVALRSADHSTDTATGSLVVTRHGPRVEISIVKGANVVFSHFTQIASPTESDANPAIIAAIARSMMGLTGPITSQEVAHAWLLGSQEEFGALAPALEKRLNPSVQILDPFETSGVTVRTELPLNRSAYSALVGSLLAQSQPLAAPVDYLAPRRPPVKPNHARRRAIIGTVVAACLAIAVGGTMYFKINKLNKTIADMRADKKRLDELAERGEPILEKVQLLDEWTADRQLWLDEMAALNRYLPPTDRAFFNQIQFNLGTGNNPPKISLDGFSRQRSDAIELGERIIRHQDQRYGLFQDGQKPDDKDPYHPWKFDMELLLNEDAPAVKLTTAKPKADSKTEAVTPKTPADAPPSGPAAEEKTEETAS from the coding sequence ATGCCCGATTTATTGGCGTTGGAATTCGAATCGAATAAAGTCCTGGGGATCGATGCGCAAGTCTCACCGACGGGCGTGCGGATCCGCAAATGCTTTGAATTGGAAATTCCTGAGTCGCTGGATCTCGCCACCAATCCCACGGAGGCGGGGGAGTGGCTGAAACAACAACTCAAAGACTTAAACGTGCAAGCCACTCAAGCGGTGGCGACGCTTCCACGTGAAATTGCCGTCGCGCGGCATATCGCGATGCCGGATGTGCCGGATGAGGAATTGCCCGAGTTGGTGAAATACCAAGCGGGTCTGAAGTCGGCCTTACCCTTGGACCAATTGGCGCTAGATTTTTTACCCTTGCCCAAAGCCGAGGGCGACGACGCCCGGGATGTGTTGATTACGACCGTGCCGAAACAAGCACTGCAGGAAATCAAAGCCATCACCGAGGCGGCGGGGTTGCAGGTCACCAAAGTGGGGCTCAGTCCGGTTTCGGCAGCCGAGGTGGCCTTGCGATCGGCTGACCATTCGACAGATACAGCGACGGGATCGCTGGTGGTCACCCGGCACGGGCCGCGCGTGGAGATTTCGATCGTCAAAGGGGCCAACGTCGTCTTCTCGCATTTCACACAAATTGCGAGTCCGACCGAGTCGGATGCCAACCCAGCCATCATTGCGGCAATCGCCCGCTCGATGATGGGACTGACTGGTCCGATCACCAGCCAGGAAGTCGCACATGCGTGGTTGCTCGGTTCGCAAGAGGAATTCGGAGCGTTAGCGCCTGCCTTGGAAAAACGGCTCAATCCCAGCGTGCAGATTCTCGATCCTTTTGAGACATCGGGAGTCACCGTCCGCACGGAGCTACCCCTCAACCGGTCGGCGTATTCGGCTCTCGTTGGAAGCTTGCTGGCGCAATCGCAACCGCTGGCGGCTCCGGTCGACTATCTCGCACCGCGTCGTCCACCGGTCAAACCCAATCATGCCCGACGCCGCGCGATTATTGGAACCGTCGTTGCAGCCTGTCTCGCTATCGCGGTGGGCGGGACCATGTATTTTAAGATCAACAAGTTGAATAAAACGATCGCCGACATGCGAGCTGACAAGAAACGGCTCGACGAACTTGCGGAACGTGGGGAGCCGATTTTAGAAAAGGTCCAACTCCTGGATGAATGGACGGCCGACCGCCAACTTTGGTTGGACGAGATGGCCGCGCTCAACAGGTATTTGCCTCCCACAGATCGGGCATTTTTTAATCAAATCCAATTCAACTTAGGGACTGGCAACAATCCTCCCAAGATTTCACTGGACGGATTCTCCCGCCAGCGCAGCGATGCGATTGAATTGGGTGAGCGGATAATTCGACATCAAGATCAGCGGTACGGATTGTTTCAAGATGGACAAAAGCCGGACGACAAAGATCCTTATCATCCGTGGAAGTTCGACATGGAACTGCTACTGAATGAGGATGCCCCGGCGGTGAAACTGACGACGGCAAAACCGAAAGCCGATTCTAAGACCGAAGCGGTTACCCCGAAGACACCCGCCGACGCCCCGCCGAGCGGTCCTGCTGCTGAAGAAAAAACGGAGGAAACCGCATCATGA
- a CDS encoding secretin N-terminal domain-containing protein — MTFSKLKLPLVCVITLATASWLLPSWAVLAAEKEGKSPRTRENALDVARSFQNETVTESEATVRLFFLNEKWEKVLRDVAKSMDKTLVADQVPRGFYSRRDGSMHSPETALNILNRALTKKHFRLVIKGEFLVLLDKNSIRKKYRPATVPEYDPDTAEEAVAPQKPTPIRRINHEEPVAQPLFDDYQPEAAAEPTDDEPQIESVAIQPGRRPAVGIARAIFKAFKPAARLVDAGPSGLPGFVVTHRVTQASRTGKPLKTTDLRLAVGIDATQNELVVEGPPEQVESMLDLVDQLDELRLRRNETVRLVAGTSDMGQVKRSLQPALKRLIAQVDQNPADDANNNQPPQDPQPGDVPEEGQPGLSDLVGGLKGDVAVESVPGMGILILRGNKADTEAVMRIIEEIQRLGQGAAPDIQVLTLRHVRSKALADLLTQLYEKLLSGRAETAQKLQPAIILPVVTPNSIVILAPAADMQSILKLANELDQPVAPGSQFQVFRLKSAVASQVVEIVNEFYAERGGLGPEIKITADPRTNAVFLFAGPRDMQEIGSLIVEIDKEDSDSINQMRLFRLENAVADELAETLNTAIQSALSPQTTTGGGQGGQFGGQAGGGEGTQEIRGIRSTILQFLKVEEGHEELIRSGILSDIRITADPRTNNLMVVAPEASMPLLAALIKRLDQPSPSVADIKMFKMINADSTAVVQILDTLFQVQEQGQDQQLGIQLAGAEGADSNLIPLQFTADARTNTIIARGGSEALRVAEAVILRLDADKIRERETSVYRLKNKRAEDVAEAINEFLAERQVVEEERTELGSLFAQIEREVIVVPEPISNTLIISATPRYFEDISSLVVQLDSQPEEVIIQALLVEVQLENTDEFGVELGLQDSLLFDRSIISPDDITTITETFANPGTGVTTETQRIISQASTPGFPFNNGNQLGNNTINPASVGTQGLSNFAVGRTNSELGFGGLVLSASSESISVLIRALSEVRNVEVLSRPQIRTLDNLTAEIQVGQDVPIIQGINQTALGAAYPIVQQDRAGIILSVKPRITPEGNVVMEVLAVKSAYDLTPGSGVPIFTDATNGNVVESPVKTITQASAVVSAKSGQTIVLGGMITKDTSHIERKVPFLGDLPLLGNAFRYEFDQNRRSELLIFLTPRIIHDDSTSEWIKQVEAERIHFFTEEAEAIQGPLYALPEENAICEPELGPTPDHQLPPAVLPPPEAIDEEGVPTTRMPSRSETMKYEDAYSEAPQMLQVDQEFSDDEMLEFAN, encoded by the coding sequence TTGACCTTCTCAAAACTCAAACTGCCGCTCGTTTGTGTGATCACCCTAGCAACAGCATCATGGCTGCTGCCTTCCTGGGCTGTTTTGGCCGCGGAAAAAGAGGGAAAAAGTCCGAGGACGCGTGAAAATGCACTTGATGTTGCGCGCTCGTTTCAGAACGAGACGGTCACCGAATCCGAGGCCACAGTCCGCCTGTTCTTTCTCAATGAGAAGTGGGAAAAGGTCCTCAGGGACGTGGCGAAATCGATGGATAAAACGTTGGTCGCCGATCAGGTGCCCCGTGGTTTTTATTCCCGTCGCGATGGAAGTATGCACTCACCCGAAACGGCGCTGAACATCCTCAATCGCGCGTTGACAAAAAAACATTTCCGGTTGGTGATCAAAGGTGAGTTTTTGGTGCTGTTGGACAAAAACTCCATCCGCAAAAAATACCGCCCCGCCACCGTGCCGGAGTATGATCCCGATACGGCCGAAGAAGCGGTCGCACCACAGAAACCGACGCCCATCCGCCGGATCAATCATGAAGAACCAGTCGCACAACCGCTGTTCGACGACTATCAGCCGGAGGCGGCTGCCGAGCCAACCGACGACGAACCGCAGATTGAGTCCGTCGCCATCCAACCGGGACGACGCCCAGCGGTGGGAATTGCCCGTGCAATTTTCAAAGCCTTCAAACCAGCGGCGCGATTAGTGGACGCCGGTCCCTCGGGCTTGCCTGGTTTTGTGGTCACGCACCGCGTCACACAGGCATCACGCACCGGGAAACCACTGAAAACCACCGACCTGCGACTCGCTGTGGGGATTGATGCCACGCAGAACGAACTGGTCGTAGAAGGTCCACCGGAACAAGTCGAATCGATGTTGGATCTGGTCGATCAATTGGACGAACTCCGCCTGCGTCGGAATGAAACCGTCCGACTCGTGGCCGGCACCAGTGATATGGGGCAAGTCAAACGCTCTTTGCAGCCAGCGCTGAAACGCTTGATTGCCCAAGTCGATCAGAATCCGGCCGACGATGCAAACAACAACCAACCGCCGCAAGACCCGCAACCGGGCGATGTTCCGGAGGAAGGTCAACCGGGCCTTTCGGACTTGGTGGGCGGACTAAAAGGAGACGTCGCCGTGGAATCGGTTCCCGGCATGGGGATCCTGATTCTCCGCGGGAACAAGGCCGACACCGAAGCGGTCATGCGGATTATTGAAGAGATTCAGCGACTGGGCCAAGGCGCTGCCCCGGACATCCAGGTGCTCACCTTACGACACGTTCGTTCCAAGGCACTCGCAGATCTGTTGACACAATTGTATGAGAAATTGCTCAGCGGTCGCGCTGAGACGGCGCAAAAACTACAGCCGGCTATCATCCTGCCAGTGGTGACCCCCAACTCGATTGTCATTCTGGCTCCAGCTGCCGACATGCAATCCATTCTGAAATTAGCCAACGAACTGGATCAACCAGTCGCACCGGGATCGCAGTTTCAAGTCTTCCGGTTGAAAAGCGCCGTGGCCTCGCAAGTGGTCGAAATCGTGAATGAGTTCTACGCCGAACGGGGTGGACTGGGTCCGGAAATTAAAATCACGGCTGACCCGCGAACCAATGCAGTCTTCTTGTTCGCCGGACCGCGCGATATGCAGGAAATTGGTTCGCTCATCGTCGAGATCGATAAGGAAGACTCCGATTCCATCAACCAAATGCGTTTGTTCCGCCTCGAGAACGCCGTTGCCGACGAATTGGCGGAGACGCTGAACACGGCCATCCAGAGCGCGCTCAGCCCGCAAACAACAACCGGTGGTGGCCAAGGTGGTCAGTTTGGCGGACAAGCTGGTGGCGGAGAAGGGACGCAAGAGATTCGCGGCATCCGCTCGACAATTTTGCAGTTTCTCAAAGTAGAAGAAGGACACGAGGAGCTGATTCGTTCGGGCATTCTTAGTGACATTCGCATCACAGCCGATCCGCGGACGAACAACCTGATGGTTGTGGCTCCCGAAGCCAGCATGCCGCTATTGGCGGCGTTGATCAAACGATTGGATCAACCTTCGCCATCGGTTGCGGATATTAAAATGTTTAAAATGATCAATGCCGACTCGACAGCCGTGGTGCAGATTCTGGATACGCTGTTCCAAGTGCAGGAACAAGGGCAGGATCAGCAACTGGGCATTCAACTGGCCGGAGCGGAGGGAGCGGATAGCAATTTGATTCCGCTGCAATTCACCGCCGACGCCCGGACCAATACGATCATCGCCCGCGGCGGGAGTGAGGCGTTGCGTGTGGCGGAAGCCGTGATTTTGCGGTTGGACGCCGACAAGATCCGCGAGCGGGAGACCAGTGTCTATCGCTTGAAAAACAAACGAGCTGAAGACGTGGCAGAAGCCATCAACGAATTCCTGGCCGAACGGCAAGTCGTCGAAGAGGAACGGACGGAGTTGGGAAGTTTGTTTGCTCAAATCGAGCGCGAAGTGATCGTCGTGCCGGAACCGATCAGCAATACGTTGATCATCAGTGCCACGCCACGGTATTTCGAAGACATCAGCAGTCTCGTGGTGCAGTTGGACTCGCAACCCGAGGAAGTCATCATCCAAGCCTTATTGGTCGAAGTCCAACTCGAGAACACGGATGAATTTGGTGTGGAACTCGGCCTGCAAGACTCACTGTTGTTTGATCGTAGCATCATTTCTCCTGATGACATTACGACGATCACGGAGACATTTGCCAACCCGGGTACTGGTGTGACGACCGAAACCCAACGGATCATTTCTCAAGCGAGCACCCCTGGATTTCCGTTCAACAATGGCAATCAATTGGGAAACAATACGATCAACCCTGCGAGTGTGGGAACACAGGGGCTGAGCAACTTTGCCGTGGGACGCACCAACTCGGAGTTGGGCTTCGGCGGCTTGGTGTTGTCGGCCAGTTCTGAAAGTATCAGCGTGTTGATTCGTGCCTTATCGGAAGTCCGCAATGTTGAGGTGCTCAGTCGGCCGCAAATCCGCACGCTGGATAACCTGACCGCGGAAATCCAAGTCGGTCAAGACGTGCCCATCATTCAAGGGATCAATCAAACCGCGTTGGGGGCTGCCTATCCGATCGTCCAGCAGGACCGGGCAGGTATTATCCTGAGCGTCAAACCCCGGATTACTCCCGAGGGGAACGTGGTTATGGAAGTCCTGGCGGTCAAGAGTGCGTACGATCTGACCCCCGGCTCAGGCGTGCCGATCTTCACCGATGCCACAAATGGCAACGTGGTCGAATCCCCGGTGAAGACGATCACCCAAGCCAGTGCGGTCGTCTCCGCCAAATCGGGACAAACCATTGTCCTGGGTGGCATGATTACCAAAGACACGTCCCACATCGAACGCAAAGTGCCGTTTTTGGGAGACCTGCCGTTGTTGGGTAACGCCTTCCGGTATGAATTCGATCAGAACCGCCGAAGCGAATTGTTGATCTTCCTGACCCCGCGGATCATTCACGACGATTCGACCTCGGAATGGATCAAGCAGGTCGAGGCAGAACGGATTCACTTCTTCACCGAAGAAGCAGAAGCGATTCAGGGTCCGCTCTACGCACTGCCTGAAGAAAATGCGATCTGCGAACCGGAACTCGGCCCGACTCCCGACCATCAACTACCGCCGGCCGTACTGCCGCCACCCGAAGCGATCGATGAGGAAGGCGTGCCGACGACACGTATGCCGAGCCGATCCGAAACGATGAAATATGAGGATGCCTACAGCGAGGCCCCGCAGATGTTGCAGGTGGACCAGGAGTTCTCGGATGATGAGATGTTAGAATTCGCGAATTAA